In the Mastacembelus armatus chromosome 16, fMasArm1.2, whole genome shotgun sequence genome, ACAGCAGGTTGcttgacacatttttaaagtgagTTTTTAGTGACTTACAATTTGTGCTAAGAAACTAATTTATGTATGTTTGAATAAGTTATGGGTAAAGTTTTAGATGCTCCTCACAGCCATGCACAGGctgttgtttgctctgtatgTTTCTAAATTGCCAAAGAACAGTGACACTAGAAATAGATTGTCAGTATTTATGACAAGTATCTAGCTATCACAGTGTCGAACTAGTCTTGCTAGACTTTTCACCCAAATGAGGCCATTTGAGTTAATAACTGCAGAGTTTCACTTTCCATTTAGTCTGAGAAGGTTTTATAAGCACATTCAAGTGGTTGCACAATAGGGTACAGATGTCAGATGAGAATATGGATAACAGACACCAGTACAAACCATTATAGTTTTATTTGACATACAGGGGCATTTAGTTCCTAGTCAGTGAACTTTGCTGAGATCACAGATTCAATTTGTACAAAAAAGACAACCAGTGGTAGGTTTGTAACTTATCTGGATAAAACAACATTCATCAAAGCATAACACAtggtgtgttttcagtttttgaccTCACTCCTTTGATTAACAGCATGCAGGTTGTCCTACATCTGTCACTTGTAGTGATTATGAACACATCACAAGACAGCAAGAGCAAACGCAATAtgtaatttagtttttctttacaaattctgcaccaaataaaataatctaaataacAGTAACATCAATAATAAACAGTTGTTCTAAATAATGTTGCAAAATCTACATTCAAACAGTAGGACTTACAATGTTGTACCAGAGCTCCATTAAATAACCATATGAACAAGCACGTAGTGTAACGTCTTTATCTTCTGGCAGTCCTCCACACAGTTACAGAACACTTGTCTGTCCTTCGGTCCAAAGAGCAGTCTCAGCAGTGTCTCCTGCAGTTTTCACAAGAGACTCAGTGGTGAAAGTAAAGAAGTAGGGGCTATGgggtagaaaaaaaagagagacttTTTTAGGTCCACAGTGGCCCGAGCCTTGAATGTGCCCCATCCAGTTTGTGCATAAACAGTATATTCAAATCATACAGGTTGCAGCAGCACCCCTGTAGAGAGGGGACCAGGGGGGCAAAAAGTTGGTGAAGGAGGTTTTGGAGGAGGAAGAATGGGTGGATAAGAGGAGCAAGATGGAGAGGCATTAGAGCACTACTGTACAAGGCTGTCTTCAGGGGAGACTGGCTGTGTGTCATGGCCCCTGCGATGCCTGTGCTCTGTTTTGTTCCTGTTGTCAGAGTCTTCCTGATCacctgtgtctctctccctctcttgctctttttccttcttcctctcccttcGACCCTCTTGTATTTCCTTATCTTTGCGGTTGTTGCGATTCCTGTGTTCTCTTCGCTCAttcttccttcttcctcctagaaattaggaaaaaaaatgtataatgttaaaaatgcttGACTTGGCAAAATCTTTAGTACGTTACAATAATGTCAATGATGTTTTCAAAAAAAAGTAGACAACACTCGGAGTGTCACACTGCAAGGTGCTGTATGTCTTTAACATGATACTGCTTAATGCAGTGCCCTATGATGACCACTAGTTGTCAGTCTTTAATCACATACAGCAGCGACACTCTTAGAATATTAGCTGTTGTGCACCCTCTCCCTGTGATGAGCAGACCTTTGTCTAAAGAAGGAACCTTTAAATAAACCCTCATTTATCTGTTCTTGCAGCACTATCTCATAAACAAAACCAAGAGTTTAGAAATACTGAAGCTTCATTTCTGCTTGAGCTACAGTTATTAATGATAATGACAAGATCCAACCCCCAGGGAGAAAGACAGGACATGTAAGTAAAAGCAGAGGATACCCTTTCCTGTTGTTGCACCGCTGCTGTTCATGTGTGAGTGGAATGGAGCAGCATAGCCTGCTAGTTGGCTGGCCAGTCAGAGATTGTGAAACTGCTGAAGTGGCGATAACCATAACATAATACTGCATTTCATCTTCTAAAAGGACAAGAGGAAAGGAGCTGGATATAACTgcatatgtaaacacacacaaacttccCAGTGTGGTTTAATTTCCACAAGAATGAAAAGTAAgttcatgaaaatgaaaagtaaattaCATTCAAATGCAGTGAAGATAGCTGGGGTTgttggatggatgaatggatgaatggatggatggatggatgaatggatggatggggtAATCTGGTGCACTGACTCATTCGTAGTCTGCTCCCTGTCCTCTATAAACACAGGAAGTCCCCTTCGCTCTCATTGTTTTCTCTGCCCTGACACCATAACTATTTACAAGTTCAGTGGATTAGTCATACCGTAGCCCCCGTGCTTTTGTCGAGCCAGAGGAGAAACCTAATCCATGCCAGTGTTGAGATGATTAGGAGAGTGTTTATCAAACCAACATGTGTCTGGTTAGTTGGAACAGTTTCTGACGGACTTTTAGTAAACTGTGTATTGGCGTGTGTAATGGACCCCAAATGAGACACCTTTGGAGGTTTTGGAACATTTCCAACAGACATTTAGTACATTCCCAAAAGCCAAGTTTTAATGGATAATGTGATCAAACTGGCTTTAAGGACAACACATGAAAGTCTTCCAGTAATACAGTATTATGAATTATAACTTGTACTCATGCAGGAATTGCTTCATTTAAAGGTAAAAGTTAAACAGAAGCTAtcattttttcttaaaatcaaCCTGCTGTTATTGGGAAGAGATTTGTCCTGTTTTGGCTGAGATTTGAACATTACCTGTAAAAGGTCACAACAGCTCTTAACAAAAAGTAGaagaaattgatttttttaaacaaaataagagtTCCAGCTCCTGAAGTTGtgctttgggggggggggggtttcatGTGTCTACAGCTGATATATATTCAAAAGAGGctaaaaaaagttattttgtaCAGACATATGACTGAAACATGACTCTAGGTAAGAAATAACTCAATCCACATAATGTtgcttttacatttctgtgttagATTAATACATTTGGTTACAGCATGAGTTTAGAAGCACTGATATTCAGATTTTTAAACCCTGAAgagagccaggctagctgtttctcACAGTTTCTAATTTCTGTGCTAAGCTAAATTACATAACGACTTCACTTAACACACGTATGAGTATGGTGTTGGTCTTTCATCTGATTCTCATTAAGACTGCAAATAACTGCACcgaactgaaaaaaaataattcagactGTTGCAGATTTTACCCTAAATGGTCTAAATGATTGATTGTGATAAGTACTATACAAAAATTACATCTGGTGCTTTTATGTTCTACATAAAATTAGTGCTGCCTTTATCCAGAGGTTgtgtcatggcaactggacgtctagtttttaggtcgaaacgtttcactactcacccaagtagcttcatcagtctgtgACTCCAgatttctctcagactgatgaagctacttgggaCTGATGACTCAacttctagataacttcacctggacgactgagaatctccacagacagtGCTGCCTTTAGTACACAGATGACAAGTGTTTGTCACTAATACAATTTAAGGACATTTCATATAATCTCCAGTTTATGTGTTATCCTGAAATCTCTGCCTGAACAGCTTGTACCTTCAAGAGAAGGTTGAAGCACTGGGCTCAGTAAACTGTACTGAAAGAGAAAGGGACATAGAGGGGCTTTAATGAATAGGAGTGAACAATGAGTGAGTGAGAATGCTAGTGAAAGACATATAAAAAGAGAGCTGCAGAAAAGAGGAATAACCCTTTAAGGTGAGGATAAAATGAACAAGGTGAGAgtaagagacagagacagaaacaaagatcaGAGCAGAGGGGCACTGAGGGTAAggggaagtgtgtgtgcagttattagtgcactgtgtgttttagggTGGCACATCCTCTATGGCAGGCGTTGTGTCGTCTGGGGAGCTTTTGGCGGGAGCCAGGCTGGGATTAAAGGCTATGGGCTGTCCCACAAGTGGAATGCCTGCCACATGGCTGCCAGGATGTCATGAGAGGGATTCTGTATGTCTCTGTGCGTGTAAAACAATCCCTCTCACTGACTGGCTCATGCCAGCTTGCTGAACTGTATGTGTTTGAGTGTAATAGGTCTGCATGAGTGACAGTATATGCATGTATGGGAGTTAAGGATTGCAGTAGCAGAGCTAGAGAGGAGAAATGCAATATGAACAAATAATCCAGTACTAActcgagagagagagagagagagacagcaaaagattgggatgtgtgtgtgtgtgtgtgtgtgtgtgtgcgtctaaACATTCACAGTCAATAGCTGTGGATAAGAGCAGAACAGAGCCAAGTTTTACTAATTGTCAGCATGATTTTTCTGATGTGATGTCTGTAATTCAAAACAGAGTTTAGGAGTTAATCAGAACCAACTGGAAGTTAaaagtttttggttttgtagTACTGGAGGCAAAAGGTTTAAGTATACGCTTAAGGATAGTTGACATTTTGACAAGTATGCTTATTTGTTTCTTTACTATGAGATGAGAACATCAACACTCCTCTTATATGTGTGcattaaatgtatgtatgtaggtTGAGCCAGGAGATTATCTAGCAACAAAAATCTCAGCATATAACTGGCCATAAACCCACAGCTTTACATTGTTGTGATGGTGTATGGATAGAACTAAGGAGCAGGTCCACTGGTGAGCTTTAACGGTGGATTATTTGAACTTTAAACAGACTGGCTGTTTCTCCTCACTTCTACTCTGTCTTCCAAGTTATGCTGCTGGATCTATTTTCATATCTAGTGCACTGTCATGAGAACAGTATgagtcttctcatctaactcttaaaagaaagcaaaaaagccTACttgccaaaatgtcaaattgtttttttttcctagttaAAAAAAGGGGGCTTGGGTTAAATAAGGTAAATCTGCAAATCAATTAAGACTGCATACCTATATTACAAATATTGactttaatgtgtttaaaaatgagGAGGAAAGGGATGGTGAAAGAGGATGAGATGAGAAAAGACAGTAGACTCGTGGAGGAGCAAACGATGTAGCAAGGGGAAGAACAGGAAGAGGTGAAGCAGGACAGCGGGGGAGGAGAAAGTAAAAGGAGAcggaagagaaggaggaggataGGAGGATGTATCAGTGTCTGAGGGCTGCTGGAGGATTACTGAGGGCTCTCTGGGGTCAGACCACTGACCCCCTAGTGTGTGCAGAACGTAAACAGCGAGGAGAGGATGCGCCGAGGCAGATAATTAGCTCTCATTCACCGCAGCTGCTCTTGGAGCAGGGGCAACTGGGTAATCACAGTCGATAAATAGAGGTCTGTAGTGTTTAAAACTACacacagttttgtttctttcattctttttttctatcttttttcctctcatccCATCTCTCTGTAAGCTTCCCTTTGTACGACAGGCTTTATCTACAGTAGATCAACAGAGGTGTCGACCCCAACCACAATGACTGGGAGCGGCAGCAAGGAGCTTATATGGgggtctgtgttttcttttgtccagtaagcagtgtgtgtttgtgagtgtgtgagtgtgtgtgtgtgagtgagtgtgaggatCAGGAAATGGATCACAGGAGAGATACAGttagaaagtgagagagagggggatTGCCAGAGTGAGAGAGGGCAGATTTCAGCCTGCCTAACAAACCATGTACACCCAGTTGACTTTCTTCACAAATTGCCACCAAGCCCGACGACTGTGCAGTTATTTTAGTCATACAAagttggtatgtgtgtgtgtgtgtttgtttaggtTGAAGTGAGTGTGCAAGTGTGAAATTGAGAGGGTGTATCTGTAtctggatttgtgtgtgtatgtgctggtttgcatgtgtgtatgtgagttactatgtgtttaagtgtgtgtgttggcagctGTGGGGATAAACCAATACTGATCCCCTGGTCGCCGCGTGCCTCCCAAAGGGAGGATGTTGATGTTGAGCTGACTGTTTCTGCTCCAGAGTCAACTGCTTTTCtgctgcatcacacacacagacatacatacacatgcacataaacacacacacacacacactgtttgttcTGTAAGTGTGAGGCCTCAGGGGGCTGGATCTCAGCCTCCTACCCTGTCTGCGATCTGTCATTTAACACTACTGAGCTCAGGCTAAAAAACAACCAGCCGTAGCCTCCAACCACCTCAGTAACCACATACACGTAGTACACACAGTGATTGTAAATGCACCACAGCAAAGGATTTTATATAGAGACAAGCTCGTCTGAAAGCAGTTTTCACACTATTCATTAGAAATGATCACGCTATTCCATGTTTACTAGAAGCAGAGAAAGTGGTTTTACTGTGTAAGAATCCAAAGAGGTCTCGtgggaaaacacacaacataccCATTGCAACATCACACATGTGTTCCCCCACTGTTCTCACTTTAACCACAGTGACAATCCTTTGAGTAAACAGTTGTAGTCCCAAGCGGAAGAACAATAAGCTCTGATTGTACAAGCTGAAGCAGCAAGGTCTGGAATTGATAGAGTGCAGAAATCGTGCCATGTGTCACTAATACAATGTTTTTGAGTGATTATGATGGGTCAGAAAAAACTACCAGACAACATTTAATACAGCATGTGGCCATTttgaaaattgtgtttttgatgttttagatGCTGAATCAGAAGGATCTTGACACAGTGCTGGGGCACAGAGCCAATGCGACTCTATTCTAGTATAGCTAATGTTTTACCTGGACATTTCCTCCTCTTGACCAGGCACTCTTTGATCTCTGAGATCTCAGGGCACGGCTTGCCAAAGGGTGATGGGTACTGGAGGACCTGCCGTGTGCGGGTCTCTTGGCCCCGCTTGAAGCCACATGTTCTACCGGACCGAGAGCAGGGGCTCCACTCGCTCCACTCGCCCACCTCGCAGTGCACTGATAGGACcggaagaaaacagaagtgaagTGAGATACTTGGCATAGTCCAAAATGTGTTAATCTCTTTTTGTCTCAAGTTTAAGTGCTGCTTATAGTCAGGTAATGCTACTGAGCTcaggagaaaaaacaacaagatCAGTAACCACATACACGTAGCACAAACACCTAAAACATGGAACAGGCCCCTAACAACAGGACAGGCATCTTTGctggttatttttttctgacatgctcccaggcacacacacacacacacacacacacacactggactgACCTTGTAGTGTGCACTCCATGAGTTTGTCATTGGGCTCATAGTCGTCTGGACAGACATGGTGGCACCGCCCACTGAGCTGGTACAGGCCTGACCGGCACCGTGTACATGTCTCACTGTTCACACATGACTCACACTCTGCAGGACACCCTGCTAAGACAAAGGCACAGTCATGTATCTGTGAATATAAAGGCCAAATttaactcaaaaacaaaacatggttcATACACAGTGTGTTCTAAAGTGATAAGTATTTGATAAACTCTGTATAGATAATTTGAGGAGAAATACAAGGTAAACAGAgttaaataaaaggaaaatccCATGTAATATCTCTGTCCCTAATAAAAGTGAATTCTGGGCACTCACGGGAAACACATTCCTTCTTTGTATCACTGCGGACCAGCCCCTCAGGACAATTCTCCTGGCACTTGCCCAGGTGAAGGTAGAATCCTGCTCGGCATTGCGTGCAGAAGTTCTTGTTGAAGCAGGAGTCGCACTCCGACTTGCACtctgacagacaaacacagacccACCACTAGTGTTTATTTAAACTATGCACAAGTTATTGCATATGTCCAGTGTCAATATACagggtgtctgtgtgtatagTGGCCAAAGTGTCCtgtaatattataaataatgaaacacttggtttaattaaaaccaaaatatCTATACTCTTAATAGGTATAGTTTTTCAGTTACTTTagctatactgtatgtttacataatttcacatttaacCAGCAGGTCTTGAAATTGTTGCTTGCAAAGTGCATACTGTATGGTTACAGGACATGTCTTGCAGCTGACTAGACTTTGTGCTTATGCATGTCAGGTTTGagatacttttttttacatatttttcttatgAGAAAGTATTATAAGGAACCTAACATGTTTTCCGTTAACAATTAATAACACAGAAGTCCAATATCACATCCACAGACTTGTGTTCATTTAAATTAGGAACATGCAAGCGCTTACTTGTGCAGGTGTTTCTTTCTGGCGAGCGTGTGCCATAAAAGCCTTGAGGACAGGAATTCATGCACACCCCAATCTGCTTCATCCCAATCCTCTCCAAATGCATGAAGTAGCGCGGCTTGCAGGACAGGCAGCCATTGAAGACAGAGCAGGTCAGACAGCCAGGATGCTGGCACTCTGAGCTCACCCCAGAGATCGCTGTTGACAGGAGCAGGAGGATGTTTAAGTATAAATTTCACATGTAGTTTATACATGTACGCATACAATCAAAACCTGACTCTAAAGTTCTGACAGAGACTACATTGTGTCTGCATCTTTATATGTGCTCACAACACTTTTCAAAGGAGCAAACAATTGaaaatgacatgtttattttaagaTTTGAAAAATTGAATTTGCTATTTAAGTTGGGAAATACTTAATTCagttatttgttgtgttttcaataGTGAGTGCAAAGTGCAAACACAAAGTCAGCTGTATCATGAAGGATACTTATTGTTTTACACGCATAAGAGTTTTATTACATTATGACACTGGGCTAATTACCTACTGTCTCAGCATAAGGACTGATATCCCAGTGCTAATGACAATAATTTATATCATGTTTACAACTTTGTTTGTGTACATAAGTACTATTGTGTTTAGTTTATGCTGATATATTTTACACTGGGGTTTTCTTCCCCCACTCTTCACTAATTTATGGAATGATTCACCAGACTTTGTCTTCCAAGGATGAAAGCCATAGTTGTagcttttaatcattttaactgTATGTTGACAGCCTTGTCACAGACATTTTAACATCTCCCAAGCTCAAGCAAGTTTATTTCAACATGATACTGTGTGTTTAAACTCATGGaaacatatagatatatagagtGCTATTAAAATTTTGTAGACATCTCAAAAATCCAAATGTTACAAAACTCAACACAGAAGTTTTAAACACCTGACTGtcagtgaagaagaaataaattcTGTATAACTTCACCTTCCTGGAAATGTTTGTATATCATATCATTTTCAGTATCTGATTgcacaaaacattaacatagaGGGTTGGAGTGGTTGgatgtgtatacagtatatacacatgACAGGTTCCATGCTGCTCGGTAGTTCAGGGAGGATTGTTTAGTTGCTTTAGCATATGTTACAGTTACTGTAACACTGTTCTCATGTATGAATGATTTAACTCATACTTGTGTTAGAAATGTCTTGCTGTAGTTCAGTCAGGAAAAAACAAGCATGTTACGGCCTGCTTCTTTACCTGTACTAGGAGTGATACCTACTACATGGAGTTCATATGTAAGTAATAGCCATGAGAGATGTGCTGCTTTGTTGCCAGAGACATTGTTTGGAAAATGTTGCAGTAGCTAGGAAAATCAAAAGCAACCCCTCTAAGCACCCAAGGAATTGGTTTTCCTCTCCAGCCTTGGCATTTCATGCCAGTGGCTCAAGCTGGTCAGAGCTTAGCCGCCAGTTAACCATAGATCATGGTACATTGTTTAAAATATCTCGACAGTCTTTACAACTGCTGTCCATTTGCCCACGTGTTCCTGCCAAGCTGCCTTGATTCACATAAGTCTTAACTTAGGAATTTGGCCTTGTCCTCACACTTGCACTGAAAAAACCTCAGTTGGACAGTATCTTGCAAACGTACCAACAAAGTCACATatgaataaacacattcacatgctgacacacacacatacacagatggtTCATGAGGAAGATTTGATAAACAAAAAAGAggtaaaaaaagtaaaagcaaaaaaaggtAATTTGTCAAATGTCTTCACAATGTCACATCCGATTTCCCTGCATTTACAATACATATGTACTATGCTTAGATTTAGAACAAGCATACATCTGTCCAGCTTCTTTTTTCATGAAGCTAATGTGTCTTTGAAAACCATATGTATATCTTTCCTGATGTTGGCATTTAGACTTTCATTTTTGGATGGAGCATCACAGACAGGAAGCTCGGAGATTGGGTTCTGTCTCTTCATGGTAATTTTGGCCTGTTAACTGAATGGTCATTGACTCCCAACTCACTCTTACCCCCTTCTTTCCCTCTGAAGTCTGTACTCATTCACCCCTTCACCAGTTAATCCCTGCAACCTCCCTGAAATCACGGGAAGCCATTACATATCTACATACTTGGAGGAAGTCTGGATTCTTAGAAACACTTGTCAATTAATGAGTACTGGGTCGGTCTATATTGATTATTCCTCACTGCAGAAAGTCAGCTAAACTTCCTTAAATACAAAGAATTAAACTTTAGCACATCTCACATCAGCAACACTGAATCAGATCCCTATTCTGTGGATGTGGATTTGCTTTAGTGAAAAAAAGTTAGAATTTTTACCAGTCTAAAAATCACATTCTACACAGAAACAAGTTGATactaatctaaaaaaaatattatttcacaaAAAGCATATTGTTTGCCAAGTTTTCAATATCAGGGAATAAGTTGGAAAACCAAGCAGTGGAGTCCTCTCAAAAGACCCTTGTGCTCCCCCTCCCACACTCGATGTTGAGAGGCTTCTTATTATTACTTATTGTtgaataaacattaaaaaaagagaatcTACATGTCTTTATGTAGAGTAAGATAGAAA is a window encoding:
- the rspo3 gene encoding R-spondin-3 isoform X1; amino-acid sequence: MQLQLITFVLIILHCMDYTGCQQHNSPRHRQHKSISGVSSECQHPGCLTCSVFNGCLSCKPRYFMHLERIGMKQIGVCMNSCPQGFYGTRSPERNTCTKCKSECDSCFNKNFCTQCRAGFYLHLGKCQENCPEGLVRSDTKKECVSPGCPAECESCVNSETCTRCRSGLYQLSGRCHHVCPDDYEPNDKLMECTLQVHCEVGEWSEWSPCSRSGRTCGFKRGQETRTRQVLQYPSPFGKPCPEISEIKECLVKRRKCPGGRRKNERREHRNRNNRKDKEIQEGRRERKKEKEQERERDTGDQEDSDNRNKTEHRHRRGHDTQPVSPEDSLVQ
- the rspo3 gene encoding R-spondin-3 isoform X2; the encoded protein is MQLQLITFVLIILHCMDYTGCQQHNSPRHRQHKSISGVSSECQHPGCLTCSVFNGCLSCKPRYFMHLERIGMKQIGVCMNSCPQGFYGTRSPERNTCTKCKSECDSCFNKNFCTQCRAGFYLHLGKCQENCPEGLVRSDTKKECVSRCPAECESCVNSETCTRCRSGLYQLSGRCHHVCPDDYEPNDKLMECTLQVHCEVGEWSEWSPCSRSGRTCGFKRGQETRTRQVLQYPSPFGKPCPEISEIKECLVKRRKCPGGRRKNERREHRNRNNRKDKEIQEGRRERKKEKEQERERDTGDQEDSDNRNKTEHRHRRGHDTQPVSPEDSLVQ